One region of Rhodocaloribacter litoris genomic DNA includes:
- a CDS encoding Hsp20/alpha crystallin family protein, with protein sequence MHDLAIAVLHDLERRPPPAVRAGSSGIRSWIPAADVVETAESYFVALDAPGLPRSAFDLRVEQQALHIRGNRPPEAPHERPLHRERGTGAFERVFLFPKAIDPAGIVAHYEHGVLRVMVPKAAESKARRIRIT encoded by the coding sequence ATGCACGACCTGGCCATCGCGGTGTTGCACGACCTCGAACGCCGGCCGCCTCCGGCCGTGCGCGCCGGCTCAAGCGGCATCCGGAGCTGGATCCCGGCCGCCGACGTGGTCGAGACGGCCGAAAGCTATTTCGTGGCGCTGGATGCCCCCGGCCTGCCGCGTAGCGCCTTCGACCTCCGCGTGGAGCAACAGGCACTGCACATCCGCGGCAACCGTCCTCCGGAGGCCCCCCACGAACGCCCCTTGCACCGGGAGCGTGGGACCGGTGCCTTCGAACGGGTGTTCCTCTTCCCGAAGGCCATCGACCCGGCCGGCATCGTGGCCCACTACGAGCATGGCGTGCTGCGCGTGATGGTGCCAAAGGCCGCGGAGAGCAAAGCGCGGCGCATCAGGATAACCTGA
- the rocF gene encoding arginase: MVREATSIRLIGVPMDLGQNLRGVDMGPSALRYAGLADRLARLGHQVQDAGNVEVAVRGTLDAERQGIAYLEEISRSCERVYEAGRRAIADGCFPLFIGGDHSIAVGTIGGVTHEGSVGVLWIDAHGDYNTPETSPSGNVHGMPLAALMGLGAPELVDLGRPGPKLRPEDVMLLAVRDLDASERKLLRESRIGIYTMSEIDERGIAEVTREALRRLGHCERLHVSLDMDSLDPMYAPGVGTPVPGGLTFREAHLLMEILAEDGRVGSADVVEINPMLDEHNRTAEMAAALLMSLLGKSIL; this comes from the coding sequence ATGGTACGGGAGGCTACGTCCATTCGCCTGATCGGGGTTCCGATGGATCTGGGGCAGAACCTGCGCGGCGTCGACATGGGGCCGAGTGCCCTCCGGTATGCCGGGCTGGCGGATCGCCTGGCCCGCCTCGGTCATCAGGTACAGGATGCGGGTAACGTCGAGGTGGCCGTGCGCGGTACGCTCGACGCGGAGCGGCAGGGCATTGCCTACCTGGAGGAGATCAGCAGGAGTTGCGAGCGCGTCTACGAGGCCGGCCGCCGGGCCATCGCCGACGGATGCTTCCCGCTTTTCATCGGCGGCGACCACTCCATCGCCGTCGGCACCATCGGCGGGGTGACGCACGAGGGTTCGGTGGGGGTGCTCTGGATCGACGCCCACGGCGACTACAACACGCCGGAGACCTCCCCGAGCGGCAACGTGCACGGCATGCCGCTGGCGGCGCTGATGGGACTGGGCGCCCCCGAGCTGGTCGACCTGGGCCGGCCCGGGCCCAAGCTCCGCCCCGAAGACGTGATGCTGCTGGCCGTGCGCGACCTCGACGCGTCCGAGCGCAAGCTGCTGCGGGAGAGCCGCATCGGTATCTACACGATGAGTGAGATCGACGAGCGCGGCATCGCCGAGGTCACGCGCGAGGCCCTGCGCCGCCTCGGTCATTGCGAGCGCCTGCACGTGAGCCTGGACATGGACAGCCTCGACCCGATGTACGCCCCGGGCGTGGGCACCCCCGTCCCCGGCGGTCTCACCTTCCGCGAGGCGCACCTGCTCATGGAGATTCTGGCCGAGGACGGCCGCGTCGGCTCGGCGGACGTCGTCGAGATCAACCCCATGCTCGACGAGCACAACCGCACCGCCGAGATGGCCGCCGCGCTGCTGATGTCCCTGCTGGGCAAATCCATCCTCTGA
- a CDS encoding hybrid sensor histidine kinase/response regulator, whose product MSRHMPEQDTPVLSKVQKRILVIDDQPDILQMVSYMLGGAGYVVEGATSGAAGLERARAMRPDLILCDIMMRGMTGYDVLEAARRDPELALVPFVFLTAKATFSDLRAGMELGADDYLTKPFTTEELVAAVEAQLSKQATRRQHIEQRLAMLRQGLSTILPHELRTPLTLILAHASMLLDLYDSFGKEEVMDSLRAIHTSAERLHRLVENLLIYVQLQEDETLPLEHPHTPDAAPVVTEAAQERAQVYGRRDDLHLAVAAGPLAMHPFHLRKIVTELVDNAFKFSPPGTPVHIQARRAGDAFALVVRDRGRGMTGEEIRQAEAYIQFSRKTAEQQGSGLGLSIARRLAALYGGTLTLTSTPGAGTEAVVRVPA is encoded by the coding sequence ATGTCGCGCCATATGCCGGAACAGGATACGCCCGTGCTGTCGAAGGTCCAGAAAAGGATTCTGGTGATCGATGACCAGCCGGACATCTTGCAGATGGTTTCGTACATGCTGGGGGGGGCGGGCTATGTCGTCGAAGGTGCGACGAGCGGGGCGGCCGGCCTGGAACGGGCCCGTGCCATGCGGCCCGACCTGATCCTGTGTGACATCATGATGCGGGGTATGACGGGCTACGACGTGCTCGAGGCCGCCCGCCGCGATCCCGAACTCGCCCTCGTTCCCTTCGTCTTCCTGACGGCCAAAGCCACCTTCTCCGACCTGCGGGCCGGCATGGAACTCGGCGCCGACGACTACCTGACCAAGCCCTTCACCACCGAGGAACTCGTGGCGGCCGTCGAGGCCCAGCTCAGCAAACAGGCCACCCGCCGGCAGCACATCGAGCAGCGCCTCGCCATGCTCCGGCAGGGACTCTCGACCATCCTCCCGCACGAGTTGCGCACCCCGCTGACACTCATTCTGGCCCATGCCTCCATGCTCCTCGACCTCTACGATTCGTTCGGCAAAGAGGAGGTGATGGACAGTCTCCGGGCCATCCACACCTCGGCGGAGCGCCTGCATCGGCTCGTCGAAAACCTGCTCATCTACGTGCAGCTGCAGGAGGACGAGACGCTGCCGCTCGAGCATCCCCATACGCCCGACGCGGCCCCGGTCGTCACCGAGGCCGCGCAGGAACGCGCGCAGGTCTACGGCCGCCGGGACGACCTGCACCTGGCCGTGGCAGCGGGCCCGCTGGCGATGCATCCATTTCACCTTCGGAAGATCGTCACCGAACTGGTCGACAACGCCTTCAAGTTCTCGCCGCCGGGCACGCCCGTCCACATTCAGGCCCGCCGGGCAGGCGACGCCTTCGCGCTGGTGGTGCGGGACCGGGGCCGGGGCATGACCGGGGAGGAGATCCGGCAGGCGGAAGCCTACATCCAGTTCAGCCGCAAGACCGCCGAGCAACAGGGCAGTGGGCTGGGGCTGAGCATCGCACGTCGCCTGGCGGCGCTCTACGGCGGCACGCTCACCCTCACGAGCACGCCGGGGGCGGGAACCGAGGCCGTCGTGCGGGTGCCGGCCTGA
- a CDS encoding porin family protein, with protein MLTLLLSAGAVTSRAQVPPAQPALEPAHTLTYGFRLGALYNGFTGDAVHEDNEAMGFSGGAYLNYRFSRHFALQPEVVFAVRQGQVTHHGIVFPAERVDYTFGMLDVPVLLKFYPFTGRTAQPALFAGPVASYHLYRDLDLPERQTPYFDADDQYRAGILGLTFGASLENRLFGRSVLFDTRYVRSLTNLFRDELRPGFRLEGWSVSVGVGF; from the coding sequence ATGCTGACTCTCCTTCTGAGCGCCGGTGCCGTCACCAGCCGGGCCCAGGTCCCCCCCGCCCAACCGGCCCTGGAACCGGCCCACACCCTGACCTACGGCTTCCGTCTCGGAGCCCTCTATAACGGCTTCACGGGAGACGCCGTCCATGAAGACAACGAGGCCATGGGCTTCAGTGGCGGCGCGTACCTGAACTACCGCTTCAGCCGGCACTTCGCCCTGCAACCCGAGGTGGTGTTCGCCGTGCGCCAGGGGCAGGTGACCCACCACGGCATCGTCTTCCCGGCGGAACGGGTCGACTACACCTTCGGGATGCTGGACGTGCCGGTGCTGCTGAAGTTCTATCCCTTCACCGGCCGAACGGCACAGCCCGCCCTGTTCGCCGGCCCCGTCGCCAGCTACCACCTCTACCGGGACCTTGACCTGCCCGAACGGCAGACCCCGTACTTCGATGCAGACGACCAATACCGGGCTGGCATACTGGGACTGACCTTCGGCGCCAGCCTCGAAAACCGGCTCTTCGGACGCTCCGTCCTGTTCGATACCCGGTACGTGCGAAGCCTGACAAACCTTTTCCGGGATGAACTGCGCCCCGGCTTCCGGCTCGAAGGCTGGAGCGTCTCCGTGGGCGTCGGTTTCTGA
- the groES gene encoding co-chaperone GroES translates to MIHIKPLGDRVVVKPEPAEEKTSSGLYIPDTAKEKPQRGTVVAVGPGRVENGTKIDMTVKEGDTVLYGKYAGTEVRLGDEEYLIMRETDILGILQEEAVPA, encoded by the coding sequence ATGATCCACATCAAACCGCTGGGCGACCGCGTGGTCGTCAAACCCGAACCGGCCGAGGAGAAAACCTCCAGCGGGCTCTACATCCCCGACACCGCCAAGGAGAAACCCCAGCGCGGCACCGTCGTCGCCGTCGGCCCCGGACGCGTCGAAAACGGCACCAAGATCGACATGACCGTCAAGGAAGGCGATACGGTCCTCTACGGCAAGTACGCCGGCACCGAAGTCCGCCTCGGCGACGAAGAGTACCTCATCATGCGCGAGACCGACATCCTCGGCATCCTGCAGGAGGAAGCCGTGCCGGCCTGA
- the groL gene encoding chaperonin GroEL (60 kDa chaperone family; promotes refolding of misfolded polypeptides especially under stressful conditions; forms two stacked rings of heptamers to form a barrel-shaped 14mer; ends can be capped by GroES; misfolded proteins enter the barrel where they are refolded when GroES binds), with product MAKQIIFNAEARAALKRGVDTLANAVKVTLGPKGRNVIIEKKFGAPTVTKDGVTVAKEIELEDKLENVGAQMVKEVASKTSDVAGDGTTTATVLAQAIMSAGLKNVTAGANPMDLKRGIDKAVEQVVERLRALSREIEGKQEIAQVATISANNDTAIGELIAEAFERVGKEGVITVEEARGTETTLEVVEGMQFDRGYLSPYFVTDAEKMEAVLEDAYILIHDKKISSMKDLLPILEKVAQMSRPLLIIAEDVEGEALATLVVNKLRGTLRVAAVKAPGFGDRRKAMLEDIAILTGGTVVSEEKGYRLENTTLDYLGRAKRIVIDKDNTTIVDGAGSPDQIKARANQIKQQIETTTSDYDREKLQERLAKLSGGVAVLKIGAATEPEMKEKKARVEDALHATRAAIEEGIVPGGGVAYIRSLPVLEELEVENEDQSIGVSIVRRALEEPLRQIAANAGLEGSIVVQRVKEGEGDFGFNAQTEEYGSLLKQGVIDPTKVVRTALENAASVAGLLLTTESIVADKPKQEKAPAVPGGGMDDMDF from the coding sequence ATGGCGAAGCAGATCATTTTCAACGCGGAGGCGCGTGCGGCGCTCAAGCGCGGCGTCGACACGCTGGCCAACGCCGTCAAGGTTACCCTCGGTCCGAAGGGCCGCAACGTGATCATCGAGAAGAAGTTCGGCGCGCCGACCGTGACGAAGGACGGCGTCACCGTCGCCAAGGAGATCGAACTCGAGGACAAGCTCGAGAACGTCGGGGCGCAGATGGTCAAGGAGGTCGCCTCGAAGACGAGCGACGTGGCCGGCGACGGCACCACCACGGCCACGGTGCTGGCGCAGGCGATCATGTCGGCCGGGCTGAAGAACGTCACGGCCGGGGCCAACCCGATGGACCTCAAGCGCGGCATCGACAAGGCCGTCGAGCAGGTGGTCGAGCGCCTGCGTGCGCTCAGCCGTGAGATCGAGGGCAAGCAGGAGATCGCGCAGGTGGCCACGATCTCGGCCAACAACGACACGGCCATCGGGGAGCTCATCGCCGAGGCCTTCGAGCGCGTGGGCAAAGAGGGCGTCATCACGGTCGAGGAGGCCCGCGGCACCGAGACGACGCTCGAGGTGGTCGAGGGGATGCAGTTCGACCGGGGCTACCTCTCGCCCTACTTCGTCACCGACGCCGAGAAGATGGAGGCCGTGCTCGAGGACGCCTACATCCTGATCCACGACAAGAAGATCTCCTCGATGAAGGATCTGTTGCCGATCCTGGAGAAGGTGGCGCAGATGAGCCGTCCGCTGCTGATCATCGCCGAGGACGTCGAGGGCGAGGCGCTGGCGACGCTGGTGGTGAACAAGCTGCGGGGTACGCTGCGCGTGGCGGCGGTGAAGGCGCCGGGCTTCGGCGACCGTCGCAAGGCGATGCTGGAGGACATCGCGATCCTGACGGGCGGCACGGTGGTCTCGGAGGAGAAGGGATACCGGCTCGAGAACACGACGCTGGACTACCTGGGCCGCGCCAAGCGGATCGTCATCGACAAGGACAACACGACGATCGTGGACGGGGCCGGGAGCCCGGATCAGATCAAGGCGCGGGCGAACCAGATCAAGCAGCAGATCGAGACGACGACGTCGGACTACGACCGGGAGAAGCTGCAGGAGCGTCTGGCGAAGCTCTCCGGCGGGGTGGCGGTGCTGAAGATCGGGGCCGCGACGGAGCCGGAGATGAAGGAGAAGAAGGCGCGCGTGGAGGATGCGCTGCACGCGACGCGGGCGGCGATCGAGGAAGGGATCGTGCCCGGCGGGGGTGTGGCCTACATCCGTTCGCTCCCGGTGCTGGAGGAGCTCGAGGTGGAGAACGAGGACCAGTCGATCGGGGTTTCGATCGTGCGCCGGGCGCTGGAGGAGCCGCTGCGCCAGATTGCGGCGAACGCGGGTCTGGAGGGTTCGATCGTGGTGCAGCGGGTGAAGGAAGGCGAAGGCGACTTCGGCTTCAACGCCCAGACGGAGGAGTACGGCTCGCTGCTGAAGCAGGGCGTGATCGACCCGACGAAGGTGGTCCGCACGGCGCTGGAGAACGCGGCGTCGGTGGCGGGGCTGCTGCTGACGACCGAGTCCATCGTGGCCGACAAGCCCAAGCAGGAGAAGGCGCCGGCCGTACCCGGTGGCGGGATGGACGACATGGACTTCTGA